The following is a genomic window from Amycolatopsis acidiphila.
ACGTGCACAACGTCGCGTTCAGCAAGCCGCCCATCGGCAAGAGGGGCTACAACGAGGACGAGGTGGACGCGTTCCTCGACCTGGTGGAGACCGAGCTTGCCCGGCTGATCGAGGACAACAACGAGCTGCGGCAGCAGGTTGAGCAGCTCGACGCCGAGCTGGAGAGTGCGCGCGGCGACCTCGACTCCGCCCGTGCGGGCGGTGGTGTGCGCGAGGAGACCTCGCGCAGGCTGGCCCCGGTGCCGCCGCCGTCGCCCGTGGAGCAGACCCAGGCCCACTCGATGGCCGACAACGGCGAGCCGAACGTGCAGGCCGCCAAGGTCCTCGGGCTGGCACAGGAGATGGCCGACCGGCTCACGGCCGAGGCCAAGACCGAGTCCGACGGGATGCTCGCCGAGGCGCGGGCCAAGTCCGAGCAGCTGCTCTCGGACGCGCGGTCGAAGTCGGACTCGATGGTGAACGAGGCGCGCACCCGTGCCGAGACGATGCTGAACGACGCCAGGACCAGGGCCGAGACCCTGGAACGCCAGGCGCGCGACAAGGCGACGTCGATGGAGCGCGAGGCGCAGCGCAAGTACACCGAGACCATGAACAACATGAACAGCGAGAAGACCACGCTGGGCAAGAAGATCGAAGAGCTGCGCACGATAGAGCGCGAGTACCGGACCCGGCTGCGTGGCTTCCTGGAGTCGCAGCTGCGTGAGCTGGACGACCGTGGTTCGGCGGCGCCGGCGTCGGCGTCCTCGAACTCCAGCGGGTCCGGCTCGGGTTCCGGCGGCGGTCAGGGGTACTCGTTCGGCCCGCGGGCCGAAGCGGGCTGACCCCCGTCTTCACGCACTGAACCGGTTCCGGTCCTCTCCCCGGGAGGGCCGGAACCGTTTCGCGCCGTGGTCCGTGTTGTAATTCAGCGTGCTCTACATCGTTCTCATCCTGGTCCTGGCCGCCCTGGGGCTGCTGGTCACGGCACTGATCACGGCGACCTCGCTGTGGGCCTGGGTCTCCATCGTGCTGTCGGTACTGGCCGGCCTGGTGCTCGTGGCGGACTTCGTCCGCCGCCGCAGCGCCCGTCGCCGGGTTGTGCACGCCGCCACGCGGGTGGACGCCGAACCCGTCGAGGAGAGCGAAGACGACGACGCCGAAGAGGTGGCGGCCGAGAGCGCCGAGGAGCCCGAGCGGGCGGAGTCCGGCGGGACCGGGCTGCTGCCCGTCACCGGCGAGGCCGGCGAGGACCAGGCGTCGTCGGCCGAGAGCGGCGACCCGGCGGAGGAGGCGACTGCTCCCGCCGACGCCGAGCTGGTCGCGAAGCTCGGCGCGGAGGTCGTCGTGGTCGACGAGTACCCGCGTTACCACGTCCTCGACTGCCCCTGGCTGGCCGACCGGGACACGATCCCGATCGCGGTCAACGAGGCACGGGACCTGGGCTTCACTCCGTGTGCCCGGTGCACCCCGGACGCGAAGCTGGCCACGGCGCACCGCGCCACGTCGAAGTCCCGGGGCTGAGGGCCGGCCCCCTGGCCCGGCGGCCATCGGCATAACGGCGTGTCCGGTGCGCTAACCTTGACTGCAGCAAGGCGTGGATCCGGCCATCACCGGGGAGCCTCCGGAAGAACGGGCCACCGGCCCCAGTAGAACCGGACGGGTGCGGCCCGTGACAGCCGCCGAACGAGCGGCCCGCGTACGCGCGGGCAAGCGGGGTGGTACCGCGGAACGCGCCGGCCGGTGTGTCTCGTCCCCGTGCGGGATCGGCAGATCCCATACGAGAGCGACGAAACCGCGAGGAGCGCACCGATGTACCCCAAGGCACAGCTGGGGGAGCAGACCCCGGGCCAGGTCGAGTCCCAGCCGTCTTTTCCCGAGCTCGAGCGCGACGTGCTGGCCTACTGGGAGTCCGACCGCACCTTCCGGGCGTCCGTCGAGGCGCGCGACGCGGGCGCCAACGGCAACAACGAGTACGTCTTCTACGACGGCCCGCCCTTCGCCAACGGCCTGCCGCACTACGGTCACCTGCTGACGGGCTACGTCAAGGACATCGTGCCGCGCTACCAGACCATGCGCGGCAAGCGCGTGGAGCGCCGCTTCGGCTGGGACACCCACGGCCTGCCCGCGGAGCTGGAGGCCGAGCGGCAGCTGGGCATCACCGACAAGTCGCAGATCGACGCGATGGGCATCGCCGCGTTCAACGAGGCGTGCCGCGAGTCCGTGCTGCGCTACACGGGCGAGTGGCAGGAGTACGTCACCCGCCAGGCCCGCTGGGTGGACTTCGAGCACGACTACAAGACGCTCGACGTCACCTACATGGAGTCGGTGATCTGGGCGTTCAAGCAGCTGTGGGACAAGGGCCTGGTCTACGAGGGCTACCGCGTCCTGCCCTACTGCTGGCGTGACGAGACGCCGCTGTCCAACCACGAGCTGCGGATGGACGACGACGTCTACCAGAGCCGGCAGGACCCGGCGGTCACCGTCGGCTTCCGCGCCGAGGGCAACGGCAACGACCTCGACGGCACCTACGTGCTCATCTGGACCACGACCCCGTGGACGCTCCCGTCGAACCAGGCGACCGCGGTGCACCCCGACCTCGACTACGTCGTGGTCGAGCCGGAGACCTTGCCGGGTAAGCGCTTCCTGCTCGCCGAGGCGCGGGTTTCCGCCTACGCCAAGGAACTCGGCGAGGAGCCGCCGGTTGTCGCGCGCTACAAGGGCGCCGCGCTGGAGGGCCTGCGCTACGCGCCGCCGTTCCCGTACTTCCTCGGCAACGAGAACGCGCACCGGATGCTGCTGGCCGACTTCGTCACGACCGAGAACGGCACGGGCGTGGTGCACATGTCGCCCGCCTACGGCGAGGACGACAAGGCCGTCGCGGACCGGTACGGCATCGTGCCCGTCACCCCGGTCGACGCGCGCGGCCGGTTCGACGCGCAGGTCCCGGACTACCAGGGCCAGCAGGTGTTCGAGGCCAACGCGAACATCATCCGCGACCTGAAGAACGGCACCGGTTCCGCCGCGCGGCAGGGCGCGATCCTGCTGCGTCACGAGACCTACGAGCACTCGTACCCGCACTGCTGGCGCTGCCGCAACCCGCTCATCTACCGCGCGGTCTCGTCGTGGTTCGTGAAGGTCACCGAGTTCCGGGACCGGATGGTCGAGCTGAACCAGCAGATCACCTGGTACCCCGAGCACGTCAAGGACGGCCAGTTCGGCAAGTGGCTCGCGGGTGCGCGCGACTGGTCGGTCTCGCGCAACCGGTACTGGGGCACGCCGATCCCGGTGTGGATGTCGGACAACCCGGAGTTCCCGCGCATCGACGTGTACGGCTCGCTCGACGAGCTGGAGCGCGACTTCGGTGTCCGGCCGACGGACCTGCACCGGCCTTACATCGACGAGCTGACCCGGCCCAACCCGGACGACCCCAGCGGGGTGTCCACGATGCGCCGGATCCCCGAGGTGTTCGACGTGTGGTTCGACTCGGGCTCGATGCCGTATGCCCAGGTGCACTACCCGTTCGAGAACGCGGAGTGGTTCGAGCACCACTACCCGAGCGACTTCATCGTCGAGTACATCGGCCAGACCCGCGGCTGGTTCTACCTGCTGCACGTGCTCGCGACGGCCCTGTTCGACCGGCCGGCGTTCACCATGTGCGTCTCGCACGGCATCGTGCTCGGCTCCGACGGGCAGAAGATGTCGAAGTCGCTGCGCAACTACCCGGACGTCAACGAGGTGTTCGACCGCGACGGCTCCGACGCCATGCGCTGGTACCTGATGGCGAGCCCGATCCTGCGTGGCGGCAACCTGATCGTCACCGAGAAGGGCATCCGCGACGCGGTGCGCCAGGCCGTGCTGCCGCTGTGGAACTCGTACTACTTCCTCGCCCTCTACGCCAACGCCGAGGGCGTCGAAGGCCACTGGCGCACGGATTCCAAGCATGTGCTGGACCGCTACATCCTCGCCAAGACCAACGAGCTGGTGACCGACGTCCAGTCCGCTTTGGACGTCTGCGACATCGCCGGCGCCTGCGCCACCGCGCGCGACTTCCTCGAGGTGCTCACGAACTGGTACGTGCGCCGCTCGCGGGACCGGTTCTGGGCTGGGGAGCAGGACGCGATCGACACGCTGCACACGGTCCTGGAGGTGACGTCCCGGACGCTGGCGCCGCTGCTGCCGCTCACGACCGAGGCGGTGTGGCGCGGGCTGACCGGCGAGCGCTCGGTGCACCTGTCCGACTGGCCGCTGGTGGACGAGCTGCCCGCGGACGTGGCGCTGGTGCGTTCGATGGACCGGGTGCGCCAGGTGTGCTCCTCGGCGCTGTCGCTGCGCAAGGCCAACAAGCTGCGGGTGCGGCTGCCGCTGGCGAAGCTGCTGGTGGCGTTGGAAGACCCAGCGGACGCGACCTCTTTGCAGCCGTTCACCGACATCATCGCCGACGAGGTCAACGTCAAGTCGGTCGAGCTGAGCACGGACGTCGCCGCGCACGGCGGGTTCGAGGTCGCGGTCAACGCGCGCGCGGCCGGCCCCCGGCTGGGCAAGGACGTGCAGAAGGTGATCAAGGCCGTGAAGGCGGGGGAGTGGTCGACCTCGCCCGAGGGCGCCGTGGTCGCCGCCGGGATCGAGCTGCTGGACGGCGAGTACGAGCGACGCCTGGTCGCGAAGGACGGCGACGAAGCGGCCGCGGCGTCCGAACTACCGGGCGGGTCCGGTCTGGTGCTGCTGGACACCGAGGTCACCCCGGAGCTCGCGGTCGAAGGCGTCGCCCGTGACCTGATCCGCGTGGTGCAGCAGGCCCGCCGCGACGCCGGGCTCGACGTGGCCGACCGGATCGAGCTGACGATCGACGCACCCGAGGACGTCGTCGCGGCCGCGAAGGAGCACGAGAAGTTCCTGGCGGGCGAGACGCTCACGGTCTCGGTGTCCTACGGGGCCGTCGACGGCGGTTCCGAGGGCACCGTGGGCGAAGGCGTCAAGGTGCACGTGAAGGTGGTCAAGGCGTAACAGGGCGGCCGCGTCGATCGATCTACCGGCAACGGGGAGAAGCTGGGGAGCCGATCGTGTCGCGGACCGCGAAGAGATGGGTACTGACCGGGGCCGCCGTCGTGGTGGTCGCGATCGTCGTGGCGGCGGTCGTGGTGCTGCGCGGCGGCACGGACAGCCCGAACACGGCGTCGGCGGCGTCTTCGGAGGATTCCGGTGACGTGGTGAGCCGGTACCTGCTGGCGTGGTCCTCGGGTGACGACACCGCGGCCGGGGCGCTGACCGACGACCCGGCGGCGGCCGCGGCCGCGTTCAAGGCGGCGCGCACCGCGCTGGCCCCGACGGGGTTCACCGCGACGCTGAAGCAGGTGACCGGCCAGACCGCCGCCGTCCACGCGAAGTGGACCCTCGGCGCGGGCCGCGTGTGGAACTACGACAACAATCTCGAGCTCCGCCATGGCGACAACGGCTGGCGGGTGCACTTCACCCCGGCCGTCATCCACCCCGAACTGCGCCCAGGTGACCGCCTGGCCGTGCGGGGCGCGTCCGACGGGCCGGCGGTGAGCGACCGCGACGGCAAGCCGTTGATGACCTGGCAGGCGGACGGGCCGAAGGCCATCGACCCGGCCTTCGCGCCGCTCGTGCTGCCCGGGGTGGGCCGCCTCGCCAGCGACACCGGCAAGGGCTGGGCGGTGGTCCTCATCGACAGCGCGAACAAGGTGACGAGCCTCTACAGCGAGGGCCCGGCGCGGACGAAGACGCTCACCACGTCCTTGAGCAGCAAGGCCCAGACGGCGGCGCAGGCGGCGGTGGACGCGGCGGGCACGCCGGCCATGCTCGTCGCCGTCCAGCCCTCGACCGGGGACATCCTCGCCGTCGCCCAGAACTCGCGGGTGACCGACGGCAACGCGCTGACCGGGCTGTACGCGCCGGGCTCGACGTTCAAGATCGCGACCGCGGCCGCCGTGCTGGAGGCCGGGGTGGCGACCGCGGACACCGTGCTGCCGTGCCCGGGCACCGTGCAGCTCGGGCAGCGCACGATTCCCAACGACGACCAGTTCTCGCTCCCGCCGCTGCCGCTGCACTCGGCGTTCGCGCACTCGTGCAACACGACGTTCGCGCAGCTGGCCTCGCAACTGCCGGCCGACGCGCTGGCCAAGGCGGCGAGCCAGTTCGGGCTGAACGCGGACTTCGACGTCCCCGGGATGACCACCGAGGCGGGCAAGGTCGTGCCCTCCACCGGCGCCGCGGACCAGGTCGAGTCCGCGATCGGGCAGGGCGCGGTGCAGGCCAGCCCGTTCGGCCTCGCGCTGATGGCCGCGACGGTCTGTGCCGGGAAGGCGGTGACCCCGGAGCTGGTGCGGGACTACGCCACCTCGGTGACCACGGGCTACCAGCCCCCCTCGGGTGCGGTGCTGGGCACGCTGCGGTCGATGATGCGCGAGGTCGTCACCGGCGGGACCGCGACCGGGCTCGCGGGCAGCGGCAAGGTCTACGGCAAGACCGGCACCGCGCAGTTCGGGGACGGCAGCCACGCCAACGGCTGGTTCGCCGGTTACCGCGACGACTTGGCGTTCTCGGCGCTGCTGCTCGGCGCGGACTCGTCCAAGCCCGCGGTGTCGACCTCGGCGGCCTTCCTCTCGCGGCTCTGAACCCCGAACCACGCGACGAGGGCCCCGGCCAGCTCCACCGCCGCCCCGATGGCCAGCGCGGCACGCAGGCCGGCCGCGGCCAGCGCCACCCCGAGCACGGCGACGCCCAGCGCGGCGCCGAACATGCGCGCCAGGTTCACCACGCCCGCGGCCAGCCCGGCGCGGTCCGGTGACACGGCGCTGACCGCGACGTTCACCACGGGGCCGGTGTTGAGCGCGAGCCCGGCCCCCAGCACCGCGAACACGACCTCCAGGTACGGCAGGGGTGCCGTGGGGCCCGCGAGCGCGAAGGCGGTGAGCCCGCCGCCCATCAGCGTCATCCCGGCGGCCATCGCCGGCCGGGGGCCGATGCGGTTCACCAGCCGTCCCGTCAGCGGCGAGCCGAGCACGACCATGGCCGGGAGCGGCAGCAGCTGCAGCCCGGCGTGCAGCGGGTCGGCGTGGCGCACCTGCTGCAGGTGCAGGCTCGCCAGCAGCAGGAAGCCGTACATCCCGAACGTCATGCACAGCGCGACCACTGCCGCGACCCGCAACTGCCCGCGCCGCAGCAGCGCCAGCGGCAGCATGGCCCGCTCGCGGCGCTCCACCAGTACGAAGGCCGCGCCCGCGAGCACCGCGACCACGCCCGGCACGACCCCCGTCTGCACGGCCGCGTAGGTCAGCGCGCCCAGGAAGAGCACGGCCAGGAGCTGTCCCGGCACGTCGATGCCCCGCGGGCGGCCGTCCGCGGACTCCGGCACGGCGAAGGTCAGGCCGAGCGCGGCCAGGCCGACGGGCACGTTGAGCCAGAAGATCGCCGGCCAGCCCGCCCGCTCGACGAGGAACCCGCCCAGCACCGGGCCGCTGGCGAGCGCCACCCCGGTGACGGTCGACCAGGCGGCCATCGCCCGGTTGCGCTCCCGCCGGCCCGGGAAGACGACCGCGAGCAGCGCGAGGCTCTGCGGGATCGCCAGTGCCCCGCCCGCGCCCTGCATCGCGCGGGCGGCGACGAGCACCCCGGTGCCG
Proteins encoded in this region:
- the wag31 gene encoding DivIVA-like cell division protein Wag31, whose translation is MSLTPADVHNVAFSKPPIGKRGYNEDEVDAFLDLVETELARLIEDNNELRQQVEQLDAELESARGDLDSARAGGGVREETSRRLAPVPPPSPVEQTQAHSMADNGEPNVQAAKVLGLAQEMADRLTAEAKTESDGMLAEARAKSEQLLSDARSKSDSMVNEARTRAETMLNDARTRAETLERQARDKATSMEREAQRKYTETMNNMNSEKTTLGKKIEELRTIEREYRTRLRGFLESQLRELDDRGSAAPASASSNSSGSGSGSGGGQGYSFGPRAEAG
- the ileS gene encoding isoleucine--tRNA ligase, with translation MYPKAQLGEQTPGQVESQPSFPELERDVLAYWESDRTFRASVEARDAGANGNNEYVFYDGPPFANGLPHYGHLLTGYVKDIVPRYQTMRGKRVERRFGWDTHGLPAELEAERQLGITDKSQIDAMGIAAFNEACRESVLRYTGEWQEYVTRQARWVDFEHDYKTLDVTYMESVIWAFKQLWDKGLVYEGYRVLPYCWRDETPLSNHELRMDDDVYQSRQDPAVTVGFRAEGNGNDLDGTYVLIWTTTPWTLPSNQATAVHPDLDYVVVEPETLPGKRFLLAEARVSAYAKELGEEPPVVARYKGAALEGLRYAPPFPYFLGNENAHRMLLADFVTTENGTGVVHMSPAYGEDDKAVADRYGIVPVTPVDARGRFDAQVPDYQGQQVFEANANIIRDLKNGTGSAARQGAILLRHETYEHSYPHCWRCRNPLIYRAVSSWFVKVTEFRDRMVELNQQITWYPEHVKDGQFGKWLAGARDWSVSRNRYWGTPIPVWMSDNPEFPRIDVYGSLDELERDFGVRPTDLHRPYIDELTRPNPDDPSGVSTMRRIPEVFDVWFDSGSMPYAQVHYPFENAEWFEHHYPSDFIVEYIGQTRGWFYLLHVLATALFDRPAFTMCVSHGIVLGSDGQKMSKSLRNYPDVNEVFDRDGSDAMRWYLMASPILRGGNLIVTEKGIRDAVRQAVLPLWNSYYFLALYANAEGVEGHWRTDSKHVLDRYILAKTNELVTDVQSALDVCDIAGACATARDFLEVLTNWYVRRSRDRFWAGEQDAIDTLHTVLEVTSRTLAPLLPLTTEAVWRGLTGERSVHLSDWPLVDELPADVALVRSMDRVRQVCSSALSLRKANKLRVRLPLAKLLVALEDPADATSLQPFTDIIADEVNVKSVELSTDVAAHGGFEVAVNARAAGPRLGKDVQKVIKAVKAGEWSTSPEGAVVAAGIELLDGEYERRLVAKDGDEAAAASELPGGSGLVLLDTEVTPELAVEGVARDLIRVVQQARRDAGLDVADRIELTIDAPEDVVAAAKEHEKFLAGETLTVSVSYGAVDGGSEGTVGEGVKVHVKVVKA
- a CDS encoding penicillin-binding transpeptidase domain-containing protein, which translates into the protein MSRTAKRWVLTGAAVVVVAIVVAAVVVLRGGTDSPNTASAASSEDSGDVVSRYLLAWSSGDDTAAGALTDDPAAAAAAFKAARTALAPTGFTATLKQVTGQTAAVHAKWTLGAGRVWNYDNNLELRHGDNGWRVHFTPAVIHPELRPGDRLAVRGASDGPAVSDRDGKPLMTWQADGPKAIDPAFAPLVLPGVGRLASDTGKGWAVVLIDSANKVTSLYSEGPARTKTLTTSLSSKAQTAAQAAVDAAGTPAMLVAVQPSTGDILAVAQNSRVTDGNALTGLYAPGSTFKIATAAAVLEAGVATADTVLPCPGTVQLGQRTIPNDDQFSLPPLPLHSAFAHSCNTTFAQLASQLPADALAKAASQFGLNADFDVPGMTTEAGKVVPSTGAADQVESAIGQGAVQASPFGLALMAATVCAGKAVTPELVRDYATSVTTGYQPPSGAVLGTLRSMMREVVTGGTATGLAGSGKVYGKTGTAQFGDGSHANGWFAGYRDDLAFSALLLGADSSKPAVSTSAAFLSRL
- a CDS encoding MFS transporter, producing MSKRLTLLSLCLGLFLAQTDTTAVNLALPAIGESLHGSLADLQWVIDAYNVAFAALLLTGGTLGDRFGRRRLFRCGIAVFVAGSLACALAPGTGVLVAARAMQGAGGALAIPQSLALLAVVFPGRRERNRAMAAWSTVTGVALASGPVLGGFLVERAGWPAIFWLNVPVGLAALGLTFAVPESADGRPRGIDVPGQLLAVLFLGALTYAAVQTGVVPGVVAVLAGAAFVLVERRERAMLPLALLRRGQLRVAAVVALCMTFGMYGFLLLASLHLQQVRHADPLHAGLQLLPLPAMVVLGSPLTGRLVNRIGPRPAMAAGMTLMGGGLTAFALAGPTAPLPYLEVVFAVLGAGLALNTGPVVNVAVSAVSPDRAGLAAGVVNLARMFGAALGVAVLGVALAAAGLRAALAIGAAVELAGALVAWFGVQSRERKAAEVDTAGLDESAPSSSAENAKSSR